One genomic segment of Ferrimonas sp. YFM includes these proteins:
- the pyk gene encoding pyruvate kinase produces the protein MLRRTKIVTTLGPATDRDGNLEKIILAGANVVRMNFSHGSPEDHIARANEVRELAAKHNRHVAILGDLQGPKIRVSTFKDGKVHLPLGHTFVLDSDLAKGEGDEHQVGLDYKTLPQDVDTGDILLLDDGRVQLRVEKVEGNRVITTVTVAGPLSNNKGINKQGGGLSAAALTDKDKADIKTAAKIGVDYLAVSFPRTGEDLHYARELAREAGCNAHIVSKVERAEAVATDEAMDDVILASDAVMVARGDLGVEIGDAELMGVQKKLIARCRQLNRVVITATQMMESMITAPMPTRAEVMDVANAVLDGTDAVMLSAETAAGDFPEETVKAMASVCIGAEKNPRVQVSGHRLDERFKTVEETIALATMYAANHLEGVKAIVALTESGNTPMIMSRITSGLPIIALSRHDATLARMALYRGVYPVRFDSTEHTPGLMVAAAIAEIKDAGLLDSGDMVLVTKGDMMETIGGTNTTKVVVVE, from the coding sequence ATGCTCAGAAGAACTAAGATCGTAACCACGTTGGGTCCAGCGACTGATCGCGACGGCAACCTGGAGAAGATCATCCTAGCCGGCGCCAACGTCGTACGGATGAACTTTTCCCACGGCAGCCCCGAGGATCACATCGCCCGCGCTAACGAGGTACGCGAACTTGCTGCCAAGCACAACCGCCATGTGGCCATCCTGGGTGACCTGCAAGGTCCCAAGATCCGGGTATCCACCTTTAAAGACGGCAAGGTACACCTGCCCCTGGGCCACACCTTCGTGCTGGACAGCGATCTCGCCAAAGGCGAAGGTGACGAGCATCAGGTAGGCCTGGACTACAAGACCCTGCCTCAGGACGTAGACACCGGCGACATCCTGCTGCTGGACGACGGCCGTGTTCAGCTGCGTGTTGAGAAGGTAGAAGGCAACCGCGTGATCACCACCGTGACCGTAGCCGGCCCTCTGTCCAACAACAAAGGCATCAACAAGCAGGGTGGCGGCCTCTCCGCAGCGGCCCTGACCGACAAAGACAAGGCAGACATCAAGACCGCCGCCAAGATTGGCGTGGACTACCTGGCCGTGTCCTTCCCACGCACCGGTGAGGATCTGCACTACGCTCGCGAACTGGCTCGCGAAGCTGGCTGCAATGCCCACATCGTGTCCAAGGTCGAGCGCGCCGAAGCGGTTGCCACCGATGAGGCCATGGACGACGTTATCCTGGCTTCTGACGCCGTGATGGTTGCCCGTGGTGACCTGGGTGTTGAGATTGGTGATGCCGAGCTGATGGGTGTTCAGAAGAAGCTGATCGCCCGCTGCCGTCAGCTGAACCGTGTGGTGATCACCGCGACCCAGATGATGGAGTCCATGATCACCGCGCCAATGCCAACCCGTGCCGAAGTGATGGACGTGGCGAACGCCGTACTCGACGGTACCGACGCGGTAATGCTGTCTGCGGAAACCGCCGCCGGTGACTTCCCTGAAGAGACCGTGAAGGCGATGGCCAGCGTCTGTATCGGCGCCGAAAAGAACCCTCGTGTTCAGGTTTCCGGTCACCGTCTGGATGAGCGCTTCAAGACCGTTGAAGAGACCATCGCTCTGGCCACCATGTACGCCGCCAACCACCTGGAAGGCGTTAAGGCCATCGTTGCCCTGACCGAGTCAGGCAACACTCCGATGATCATGAGCCGCATCACCTCCGGCCTGCCCATCATCGCCCTGTCTCGTCACGATGCAACCCTGGCCCGCATGGCCCTGTACCGTGGCGTGTACCCTGTACGCTTCGATTCCACCGAGCACACTCCTGGTCTCATGGTGGCGGCAGCCATCGCCGAGATCAAAGACGCTGGTCTGCTGGACAGCGGCGACATGGTTCTGGTGACCAAGGGTGACATGATGGAGACCATCGGCGGCACCAACACCACCAAGGTTGTTGTGGTCGAGTAA
- a CDS encoding IS1595 family transposase, producing MDSSAFARILRSLPELTPSQREQLLTHVRFDAPAVVALLIENHPKDCPHCHEEALRPWGSSHGLPRFRCRACGKTSNPLTGTPLARLRMRERWLEYALCLNDGLTVRRAAAQCQVNKNTAFLWRHRFLKLIADMRPEKEHGIVEADETFFLKSYKGQRNLPWPARQRGGVSKTKGGGSEDQVSVLIVRDRSGKTADYMLKKLDAAHVTTALDSILDKDACLCTDRAGVYLSYAKSKRIRHEPIKASGPRRRGPFHIQNVNAYDSRLKGWISRFRGVATKYLGNYLGWHRMLDRHKYRPSSEQCLFEAVGWGSTVT from the coding sequence ATGGATAGTTCAGCTTTTGCCCGTATCCTGCGTTCCCTGCCTGAGCTTACGCCCAGTCAACGAGAACAGCTCCTTACTCATGTGCGCTTCGATGCTCCTGCCGTCGTGGCGCTACTCATTGAAAACCATCCTAAAGACTGTCCACATTGCCACGAGGAAGCTCTACGCCCTTGGGGCTCAAGCCATGGTCTGCCTCGATTTCGGTGCCGTGCCTGTGGCAAAACCTCTAACCCATTGACTGGCACACCATTGGCACGATTGCGCATGCGCGAACGCTGGTTGGAGTACGCACTTTGCTTAAACGATGGCTTGACCGTTCGCCGAGCTGCAGCCCAATGCCAAGTTAATAAAAACACTGCGTTTTTGTGGCGACATCGATTTCTGAAATTGATAGCTGACATGCGCCCTGAAAAGGAGCACGGCATTGTTGAAGCCGATGAAACCTTCTTTTTGAAATCGTACAAAGGGCAACGCAACCTCCCCTGGCCAGCGCGTCAGCGTGGTGGTGTCAGCAAGACCAAAGGCGGTGGTAGTGAAGACCAGGTATCGGTCCTAATAGTGCGCGATAGGTCGGGTAAGACGGCGGACTACATGCTGAAAAAACTGGATGCAGCACATGTCACGACGGCTTTGGACTCGATTCTGGACAAGGATGCCTGTCTGTGTACTGACCGTGCTGGCGTTTATCTGTCTTACGCAAAATCAAAGAGAATCAGACACGAGCCTATCAAGGCATCAGGCCCGCGCAGGCGAGGTCCCTTCCACATCCAGAACGTAAACGCCTACGACAGCCGGTTGAAAGGGTGGATATCAAGGTTTAGAGGGGTGGCGACCAAGTATTTAGGAAACTACTTGGGCTGGCACAGAATGCTGGACCGGCATAAGTACCGACCCAGCTCTGAGCAGTGCCTGTTCGAAGCTGTTGGGTGGGGTTCAACAGTTACTTAG